A part of Nostoc sp. C052 genomic DNA contains:
- a CDS encoding ParB N-terminal domain-containing protein, with the protein MTKLNKPSVLGMFASAADSQQIFGLEERVEDLQAEITRLKDEQAQGKLAEEERTLLNQTIEDLREHLKASGIFKIHYSEVRPNPKQARQTFTSDSIRSMAVSIREEGQQQPIILLPGNLIFDGERRWRSVAEELQPEIETLDAVMLLKEISEEELHARTLLTSLHREGLNELDLAEGLIQQAKLVLEFEQEEVVKALRRAIARLNAKKLLPQLTELVILTRKEQSEGIKEFNLDEIEQSILLLLLRFQQNPASVDANVFPCLRLSEDLKIAIRESGLGANHARSLQKLNSKNLKVEETKALKIRQDATSQVLQERLTVAQTRFLVAQTIAEHAPETKPKPSHQISSLIRDVSATKVEDIQQEQLRDLLAVLEAKAKEIRKKLD; encoded by the coding sequence ATGACAAAATTAAACAAACCGAGTGTACTTGGAATGTTTGCTTCTGCTGCTGATTCACAACAGATATTTGGGCTTGAAGAACGAGTAGAAGATTTACAGGCAGAGATTACAAGATTAAAAGATGAACAAGCACAGGGAAAGCTTGCTGAAGAAGAACGTACACTCCTCAATCAAACTATTGAAGACCTACGAGAACATTTGAAAGCATCTGGAATTTTTAAAATTCACTATAGTGAAGTAAGACCCAATCCCAAACAAGCAAGGCAAACATTTACTTCGGATAGTATTCGGAGTATGGCTGTTTCGATTAGAGAAGAAGGGCAACAACAGCCGATTATTTTACTACCGGGAAATCTCATTTTTGATGGAGAACGGAGATGGAGATCCGTTGCAGAAGAGTTACAGCCAGAAATTGAAACACTGGATGCAGTGATGCTTCTCAAAGAAATTTCTGAAGAGGAATTACATGCACGCACTTTATTAACTAGTCTTCACCGAGAAGGCTTGAATGAGCTAGATTTAGCTGAAGGTTTGATTCAACAGGCTAAGTTAGTTTTGGAATTTGAACAGGAAGAAGTAGTTAAAGCACTTAGGAGAGCAATAGCTAGATTAAACGCAAAAAAACTTTTGCCCCAATTAACTGAATTGGTTATTTTAACTAGAAAAGAGCAGTCAGAAGGCATTAAAGAATTTAATTTAGACGAAATAGAACAAAGTATTCTTCTGTTGTTACTACGTTTTCAACAAAATCCAGCATCAGTAGATGCAAATGTCTTTCCTTGCTTACGGCTTTCAGAAGACTTAAAAATTGCGATTAGAGAATCAGGACTTGGTGCAAACCATGCCCGGTCACTCCAAAAATTAAATTCTAAAAATTTAAAAGTTGAAGAAACTAAAGCTCTTAAAATCCGACAAGATGCTACATCACAAGTTTTGCAAGAAAGGCTAACAGTCGCTCAAACTCGTTTTCTAGTTGCCCAAACTATTGCTGAACATGCTCCTGAAACAAAACCTAAACCAAGTCACCAAATCAGTTCTCTAATTCGAGATGTCTCAGCAACTAAGGTCGAAGATATCCAGCAAGAGCAACTGAGAGATTTATTGGCTGTATTAGAAGCTAAGGCAAAAGAGATTCGGAAAAAGTTGGACTAA
- a CDS encoding ParA family protein — MPANLTLSIETNAGGVAKSTISYNLAYELGVRGYSVALLDIDPNESLTLFCGLGEFKTQGTMANVYHPDFNGNWPLITAWQGKIDKIQVCKGGKELHETIREVSKDLRGAYTLADRLSDYPLSHDFVIIDCPATLEPLPLTALAASSHVLIPIQPEYKASQSAAAMIEWYYFNCKRLRLKPTPKILGIVPTRWKSDWGAHRSIVEELPLVCKNLGIQYFSPIRESADILNASGRGLPLGIYRPGKEARGDFMPIVDALVQELKLIRG, encoded by the coding sequence ATGCCTGCCAATTTGACCCTTTCGATTGAGACAAACGCTGGAGGAGTGGCGAAAAGTACTATTTCATACAATCTTGCGTATGAATTGGGTGTTCGTGGCTATTCAGTGGCACTATTAGACATCGATCCTAACGAATCATTGACATTATTTTGCGGATTAGGAGAATTTAAAACACAGGGAACAATGGCTAATGTTTACCATCCAGACTTTAATGGGAACTGGCCTTTAATTACAGCTTGGCAAGGTAAGATTGATAAAATTCAAGTTTGTAAAGGCGGAAAAGAATTACACGAAACAATTCGGGAAGTTTCAAAGGATCTGCGTGGAGCTTATACTCTTGCAGATCGGTTGAGTGATTATCCTTTATCTCACGATTTTGTAATTATCGATTGTCCTGCAACATTGGAGCCTTTACCACTGACTGCTCTTGCAGCTTCTAGCCACGTGTTAATTCCCATTCAACCTGAATACAAGGCTTCTCAAAGTGCTGCGGCGATGATTGAGTGGTACTATTTCAACTGCAAGCGGCTGAGATTGAAACCGACTCCGAAAATATTAGGTATAGTTCCTACTCGTTGGAAAAGTGATTGGGGAGCGCATAGAAGTATTGTTGAGGAACTTCCCCTAGTCTGTAAGAATTTGGGAATTCAGTATTTTAGCCCAATTCGAGAATCAGCTGATATTCTTAATGCTTCTGGTAGAGGGCTACCTCTGGGAATTTACAGACCGGGTAAAGAGGCAAGAGGAGATTTTATGCCAATTGTTGATGCACTAGTTCAAGAACTTAAGCTAATAAGAGGTTAA
- a CDS encoding ParM/StbA family protein, whose translation MEVLQLAPWQFELGCWQFAVDSLLNGVEYECCSAIEEHRRNSFFSTHFVCKKAVKPCKESVLHHSIFPISVKLGTIVKVIKDKNMPKTKEKTDVKKVVITIDMGASKTKAIAQEYPEGKPVVLLFDSEVADVAKASIESVQQEGSPESRTWVGIGDEYCALGELARRRFGGISQLKELKYELAVPKICGAFWLAKEKLNLGNDVAAYLSILLPPGEVQDKEQLQVRLKDAFRGFDTPAGKMRVKMLRYDAASEGSGIFFHRRRSLGNNMPASMYVMLGYRNASIFTFRSGSIGAGITSNFGMSWLVNNFTSKTSGLSPDNPNIIEVLVEAGVSCDSQVMQKLSRKRKGDEIQLDGESMSKALLLARDEYWRALVRWLRSKMDEDIEELVFCGGTADYIRPEIDTYFQKEGIKVSWHGNIFIPDEISSGIGNRMADVWALYQYMIIQFDELTGYTRSEVVLLTKSAEGSTDNQDEEVKRKYNFTPCERPSTFIGVNENV comes from the coding sequence ATGGAGGTACTTCAGTTAGCCCCGTGGCAATTTGAACTTGGTTGCTGGCAGTTTGCAGTGGACTCTCTACTCAATGGAGTTGAGTATGAATGCTGTAGCGCCATTGAAGAACATCGCCGTAATAGTTTTTTCTCTACGCACTTTGTATGTAAAAAAGCTGTTAAACCCTGTAAAGAAAGTGTTTTACACCACAGTATTTTTCCCATTTCGGTTAAATTGGGAACGATAGTAAAAGTAATAAAAGATAAAAATATGCCCAAAACTAAGGAGAAAACAGACGTAAAAAAGGTAGTAATTACGATTGACATGGGTGCAAGTAAAACCAAGGCGATCGCTCAAGAGTATCCAGAGGGAAAGCCTGTTGTTTTACTTTTCGACTCAGAAGTAGCAGATGTTGCTAAAGCTTCGATTGAGAGCGTTCAACAAGAAGGTAGTCCTGAATCTCGTACTTGGGTAGGAATAGGCGATGAGTATTGCGCTTTGGGAGAGCTTGCTCGTCGTCGGTTTGGGGGTATATCGCAGCTGAAGGAGCTAAAGTACGAACTAGCAGTCCCTAAAATTTGTGGTGCATTTTGGCTGGCTAAGGAAAAGCTGAATTTGGGTAATGATGTTGCAGCTTACTTGAGCATTCTGCTACCGCCCGGTGAAGTGCAAGACAAAGAACAGTTACAAGTTCGGTTGAAGGATGCGTTTCGAGGATTTGATACACCAGCAGGTAAGATGCGGGTAAAAATGCTTCGTTATGATGCAGCTTCTGAGGGTAGTGGGATATTTTTTCACCGTAGGCGATCGCTTGGCAATAATATGCCTGCTTCTATGTATGTAATGCTTGGTTATCGCAACGCAAGTATTTTCACCTTTCGCAGTGGTTCAATTGGTGCGGGAATAACCAGCAATTTTGGTATGTCTTGGCTGGTGAATAATTTTACTTCCAAGACATCGGGACTAAGCCCTGATAATCCCAATATTATTGAGGTGTTGGTAGAAGCTGGAGTTAGTTGTGACTCCCAGGTGATGCAGAAACTCTCACGCAAGCGCAAAGGTGATGAAATTCAACTTGATGGCGAGTCGATGTCCAAGGCTTTATTGCTTGCTAGAGATGAATATTGGCGTGCGCTCGTCAGATGGTTGCGCTCGAAAATGGATGAGGATATTGAAGAACTGGTGTTTTGCGGAGGGACTGCGGATTACATTCGTCCTGAAATAGACACTTACTTCCAGAAAGAAGGGATTAAGGTATCTTGGCACGGTAATATTTTTATACCTGATGAGATATCTTCCGGTATTGGCAATCGGATGGCGGATGTCTGGGCGCTCTACCAGTATATGATTATTCAGTTTGATGAGTTGACTGGTTATACCCGCTCTGAGGTTGTACTGCTAACTAAATCCGCTGAAGGTAGTACAGATAATCAAGATGAAGAAGTTAAACGTAAGTATAATTTTACGCCTTGTGAGCGACCTAGTACCTTTATTGGTGTGAACGAGAATGTTTGA
- a CDS encoding MobB protein: MPLSPAVKQGMVSNSIKRTKSIKVYLFEQEKTTIEEKAIATGVTASEYLRSCGLRRVLTAKPSADLITIRATAGNLKSELMMLSHLAKETNNQQILDTVNNAIALVDKTIAAAFNLDVPDKSPSSQDK, translated from the coding sequence ATGCCACTCAGTCCCGCAGTGAAACAAGGTATGGTAAGTAACTCCATAAAGCGAACCAAATCCATCAAGGTATACCTCTTTGAGCAAGAGAAAACTACCATTGAGGAAAAAGCGATCGCCACAGGGGTAACTGCATCTGAGTATTTACGTTCCTGTGGGTTAAGGCGGGTACTAACGGCAAAACCATCTGCCGACTTGATAACTATCCGCGCGACTGCTGGAAACCTCAAAAGCGAACTGATGATGTTATCTCACTTAGCAAAGGAAACAAACAACCAGCAAATTTTGGATACTGTCAATAATGCGATCGCACTCGTAGATAAGACCATCGCAGCTGCATTTAACCTAGACGTTCCAGACAAATCACCCTCAAGCCAAGATAAATAA
- a CDS encoding relaxase/mobilization nuclease domain-containing protein translates to MIPVIYKKPNFLDTLKYVLGKDDAAIVDTNMMGTKPDEFNQQFLNIKYTNKAVKRQCAHLIISIAHRHNYHEHLSDSQYSYVAQEYLKDMGYLPKEESSVAATSQFVAVRHHDRDHEHLHIIASRIRLDGSLVNDSYDYFNSQVSTRRIAAELGLEVTPTTNEAVASKLQQEYGITALTSPNRSKSIRAVNSKHKTPTSKEIIRQAIGEAIKDSPTVSTFIQRLEENNIGVLPKIRGEELLGFTYIHNDVKIAGYQVYKPYSWNKLLSEYGITYDQEKDKEVIQQAKARAINRINTNVISNNEYFYTDKPTSSSTSDGNGDTDSNSKIFESTKVLNSNYPDQISTIQPKLEDKPTSEANKVKKKVQPYLKEQHPQQDISEENRLSTAQQILQEQSSPTPPFPNLLPSNLKHLPSTITDYMLVTNNFRIKGRELSASLNGNILTVYRHGDNTPVMQTCYSQGNWYEEIPTRITTNEIEQIESLRVFTQQALINKSRSALRSSASLSQRGIEQ, encoded by the coding sequence TTGATTCCCGTCATCTATAAAAAACCCAATTTTCTCGACACGCTCAAGTATGTCTTGGGGAAAGATGATGCTGCGATTGTCGATACTAATATGATGGGAACAAAGCCAGATGAATTTAACCAGCAGTTTCTCAACATCAAGTACACAAACAAAGCAGTTAAACGGCAGTGCGCCCACCTCATTATCTCAATCGCACACCGCCACAACTACCACGAGCATTTATCGGACAGTCAGTACAGTTATGTAGCACAAGAATATCTCAAAGATATGGGATACTTACCCAAGGAAGAATCATCTGTAGCAGCTACCAGTCAGTTCGTTGCAGTACGCCACCACGATCGCGACCACGAACACCTGCACATAATTGCTTCCCGAATTCGGTTAGATGGCAGTTTAGTTAATGATTCCTATGATTATTTCAACTCCCAAGTCTCAACTAGACGCATCGCGGCGGAATTAGGATTAGAGGTGACACCGACAACGAATGAAGCCGTTGCCTCTAAGTTACAGCAAGAGTATGGCATAACTGCACTCACCAGTCCCAACCGCTCGAAAAGTATTAGAGCAGTCAATAGTAAGCACAAAACCCCAACAAGTAAGGAAATTATTCGCCAAGCAATAGGGGAAGCCATCAAGGATAGTCCCACTGTTTCCACGTTCATCCAACGCTTGGAGGAAAACAACATTGGGGTATTGCCTAAAATACGGGGGGAGGAACTACTAGGTTTTACCTACATCCATAATGATGTTAAAATCGCTGGTTATCAAGTATACAAACCCTATAGTTGGAACAAACTGCTGTCTGAATACGGAATAACATACGACCAAGAGAAAGATAAGGAAGTAATTCAACAAGCTAAAGCCAGAGCAATTAACCGCATAAATACTAATGTCATAAGCAATAATGAGTACTTTTATACTGATAAACCTACTAGCAGCAGTACAAGTGATGGTAATGGCGATACCGATAGTAACTCCAAAATATTTGAGAGTACAAAAGTACTAAATAGTAATTATCCAGATCAAATTTCGACAATACAACCAAAATTAGAAGATAAACCCACGTCGGAAGCAAATAAGGTTAAGAAAAAAGTACAGCCGTATCTGAAGGAACAGCACCCACAACAGGATATTTCAGAAGAAAACCGTCTATCCACTGCTCAACAAATCCTGCAAGAGCAATCTTCCCCTACTCCCCCTTTTCCTAACCTTCTCCCTTCTAACCTCAAACATCTGCCTTCTACAATCACTGACTATATGCTTGTTACCAATAATTTCCGTATCAAGGGACGGGAATTGAGTGCCAGTTTAAATGGCAATATTCTGACTGTTTACCGTCATGGGGATAATACTCCTGTGATGCAAACCTGCTATAGTCAGGGAAACTGGTACGAAGAGATACCAACTCGAATAACAACAAACGAAATCGAGCAGATTGAAAGCTTGCGTGTCTTTACCCAACAAGCGTTAATAAATAAATCGCGATCTGCGCTTCGCAGCAGCGCTTCGCTATCGCAAAGAGGTATTGAGCAATAG
- a CDS encoding response regulator transcription factor: MKPINVVIIENENISRIGAATILSETGAIQVCGVAKYGKQGIEIVDKEKPDIVIINIDLPDIDGIDVISTIKSKHASIRIVVMTANSSRDTINAAISNGADCYYAKNSVREEVGERFVEAVMAAYNNESWIDPTINRILIDSLRSNDTPDKNALDLLSDFSNKEITVLQLAAGGMKNNEIANVMYVSEGTVRSYLHNSFIKLGVKDRLNAIREAIRLGILSFTDMKIEEEVTQETHARVKTNQKSQKDTAKTSNKGYKGWVA; the protein is encoded by the coding sequence ATGAAACCTATTAATGTTGTCATCATTGAAAATGAGAACATATCTAGGATTGGCGCGGCAACAATATTATCTGAAACTGGTGCAATCCAAGTATGTGGCGTTGCCAAATACGGAAAACAAGGAATAGAAATTGTTGACAAAGAAAAGCCAGATATCGTAATTATAAATATTGATTTACCGGATATCGATGGCATTGATGTAATAAGCACAATTAAATCTAAACACGCATCAATTAGAATTGTGGTTATGACTGCAAATAGCAGCAGAGATACCATTAACGCAGCAATTAGTAATGGCGCAGACTGCTACTACGCTAAAAATAGCGTTAGAGAAGAAGTAGGAGAAAGATTCGTTGAAGCAGTCATGGCTGCGTACAATAATGAATCATGGATTGACCCAACTATTAATCGTATTTTGATTGATAGTCTCAGGTCAAATGACACACCCGATAAAAATGCACTAGATTTGTTAAGTGATTTCTCTAATAAAGAGATCACAGTTCTTCAATTAGCTGCCGGAGGCATGAAAAATAATGAAATTGCCAATGTCATGTATGTTTCAGAAGGTACAGTAAGGTCATATCTACATAATTCATTTATCAAGCTAGGAGTCAAAGATAGGTTAAACGCTATCCGCGAAGCAATCCGCCTGGGAATCCTCAGCTTTACAGACATGAAAATCGAAGAAGAAGTTACTCAAGAAACCCACGCAAGAGTCAAAACAAACCAAAAAAGTCAAAAAGATACAGCTAAAACGAGTAATAAGGGATACAAAGGCTGGGTTGCCTAA
- a CDS encoding DUF6753 family protein gives MTNIARVVEKVVAEYSEEKKAEVTDWILKLGVRPDDPLFNLYAELGTTQFALQQLPGRLDSLVVGWTDMVDDKLNSASKVAIQQQKSAIAEAAKDLVKMTKQAGGVFPHLDVSNWRLAQVAGVLGFVLALGTAIGVFTYKTIAGSITFQSAASGSAILQSEDKKLLDWAKSNEGKVARSIYVKNAAIIKTCRQQKKYSGGCIIAVD, from the coding sequence ATGACCAATATTGCAAGAGTTGTTGAAAAAGTTGTTGCAGAATATTCTGAAGAAAAAAAAGCAGAGGTTACTGATTGGATACTTAAATTGGGTGTTCGACCTGATGACCCCTTGTTTAACCTATACGCGGAACTGGGTACAACTCAGTTTGCGTTGCAGCAACTACCAGGTAGGCTTGACTCCCTTGTGGTGGGTTGGACTGACATGGTAGACGATAAGCTTAATAGTGCTTCTAAAGTAGCTATACAGCAACAAAAGAGTGCGATCGCAGAAGCGGCGAAGGATTTAGTTAAGATGACTAAGCAAGCTGGTGGGGTTTTCCCTCACTTGGATGTAAGTAATTGGCGATTGGCACAAGTGGCGGGGGTATTGGGTTTTGTACTGGCATTAGGGACTGCAATTGGTGTTTTTACATACAAGACCATCGCTGGAAGTATAACTTTTCAGTCGGCGGCTTCTGGATCTGCCATCTTACAATCTGAAGATAAAAAGCTTTTAGATTGGGCTAAATCTAATGAAGGTAAGGTAGCGCGTAGTATTTATGTTAAAAACGCCGCTATCATTAAAACTTGCCGCCAGCAGAAAAAGTATTCAGGTGGCTGCATAATTGCAGTTGATTAA